The following are from one region of the Verrucomicrobiota bacterium genome:
- a CDS encoding GDSL-type esterase/lipase family protein, protein MMNSYVPKIVRLGLLLAVVGLSGNAIGANFQFGKGDHISIVGNSLAERMQHDGWMETLLHSEFADHELVFRNMAFPGDTIKKRPRSKGFTPEEEYLKLCETDVLFILFGYNESFAGNDGLAAFEKDLTEAIDRYRNLKPNGRSEPRLVLFSPIAHEDLEDRNLPDGKENNRRLSLYSKSIEKVATLKNVVYIDLFSASEELYKKTDEALTINGIHLTEEGNRLVAEVIVKELTGKNVNANADLETLRESVLDKSHHWFNRYRATDGNDVWGGRSTLTFVNNQTNREVLQNELVMFDVMTANRDKQIWARAKGHDIKVDDSNVPSPVSVISNVGGGSKSSNAAKEGSLGYLSGAEGLEKLTVPDGFEVNLFADEKMFPELVNPVQMAVDPRGRLWAAVWKNYPKWEPLTSMDDALLIFPDEDGDGVADKAITFAKVQNPTGFEFWNGGVLVASQPDILFLKDTDGDDVADVRIVMLHGIGSADTHHAANAFVFGPDGGLYWQSGIFLVNNIENPYGNALYTGEAGMFRFDPRRFTVNFHAPNRPNPHGISFDYWGYHYATDGTGGRAFQVVPDVQGFKMQQLLTNTVRPVPASGILSSTHFPEDMQNDFLICNAIGFLGIKRYNLDRIGATVTTIQGKRDKAKEVTLMLNHGEVWGNEAEDLLVSSDKNFRPSDIEFGADGALYIADWHNVIIGHMQHNVRDPNRDHERGRIYRMTVKDRPLQEPVDIVGASLEQLMQNLEHPVNGIRYRTRIELSSRNSEAVVAACKQWMKKFDPTKGEDAHHLLEALWLHQRHDVRDHSLLTSLLQSPEAHARNAAKTVYHFWYHMSPTGSMQAVVVENPEAVMQKSGIISETDSLLRIRIATVVEKMQYDFTEFSVKAGKKIELTFSNPDFMPHNIVFVEPESADAIATAALDLGTESFARNFVPEDDRIIIASGLVNYGEEETLVFSAPKKRGTYEFVCTFPGHHLLMRGIMVVTK, encoded by the coding sequence ATGATGAATTCTTATGTTCCAAAAATAGTGAGGCTAGGTCTCCTGCTCGCCGTTGTCGGTCTATCTGGAAATGCGATAGGTGCTAATTTTCAATTCGGGAAAGGTGACCATATAAGTATTGTCGGCAATTCCCTGGCTGAACGCATGCAGCACGACGGGTGGATGGAAACACTGCTTCACAGTGAGTTTGCGGACCATGAACTCGTGTTTCGTAATATGGCCTTTCCTGGCGATACGATTAAAAAGCGTCCTCGCAGCAAGGGATTTACTCCGGAGGAAGAATACCTTAAATTGTGCGAAACGGATGTACTGTTCATCCTGTTCGGATACAATGAGTCGTTTGCTGGAAACGATGGGCTGGCAGCGTTTGAAAAGGACCTCACTGAAGCGATCGATCGGTATCGCAATCTCAAGCCCAATGGCCGATCTGAACCTCGTCTGGTGTTGTTTTCGCCCATTGCGCATGAGGATTTAGAAGATCGTAATTTACCTGACGGGAAGGAGAACAACCGTCGACTCTCATTGTATTCCAAATCCATCGAGAAAGTCGCGACACTAAAGAATGTGGTTTATATCGATCTATTTTCAGCTTCTGAGGAATTGTATAAGAAAACCGATGAAGCGCTTACCATTAACGGAATCCATCTGACCGAAGAGGGTAACCGGCTTGTTGCGGAGGTCATTGTCAAGGAGCTGACGGGAAAGAACGTAAATGCAAATGCGGATTTGGAAACACTGCGTGAGTCCGTTCTGGATAAGAGCCATCACTGGTTTAACCGCTATCGTGCCACCGATGGCAACGACGTTTGGGGCGGAAGGTCAACCCTCACCTTTGTGAACAATCAGACTAATCGTGAGGTTCTTCAAAATGAATTGGTCATGTTTGATGTAATGACAGCAAACCGGGACAAGCAGATTTGGGCACGAGCCAAAGGTCATGATATTAAGGTAGACGATAGCAACGTCCCTTCTCCTGTGAGCGTTATCTCCAACGTGGGTGGCGGGAGCAAAAGTTCCAATGCCGCAAAAGAAGGTTCTTTGGGATACCTCAGCGGGGCAGAAGGCCTGGAGAAACTTACGGTTCCTGATGGTTTTGAAGTGAATCTTTTTGCGGATGAAAAGATGTTTCCAGAGTTGGTGAATCCTGTGCAAATGGCGGTCGATCCCAGAGGAAGACTCTGGGCTGCCGTTTGGAAAAATTATCCGAAGTGGGAGCCACTTACCTCCATGGACGACGCTTTGCTCATATTTCCCGACGAGGATGGTGATGGAGTCGCCGATAAGGCGATTACTTTTGCGAAGGTACAGAATCCAACCGGGTTTGAATTTTGGAACGGAGGTGTGCTCGTTGCCTCGCAACCGGATATTCTGTTTCTGAAAGATACCGATGGAGACGACGTGGCGGATGTCCGCATCGTTATGCTGCACGGTATCGGTTCTGCAGATACTCACCACGCGGCGAATGCATTTGTTTTTGGACCGGACGGGGGGCTCTATTGGCAGAGCGGTATTTTCCTGGTGAACAATATTGAGAACCCTTACGGGAATGCGTTGTATACTGGCGAGGCCGGTATGTTTCGTTTTGATCCTCGTCGATTCACGGTCAATTTCCATGCTCCCAACCGTCCAAATCCGCATGGCATCAGTTTCGATTATTGGGGCTACCATTATGCAACGGATGGCACGGGCGGTCGGGCATTTCAGGTTGTTCCTGACGTGCAGGGTTTCAAAATGCAGCAACTATTGACTAATACTGTTCGGCCCGTTCCGGCAAGTGGCATTCTTTCGAGCACGCATTTTCCAGAGGATATGCAAAACGATTTTTTAATATGCAATGCTATCGGATTTCTCGGGATCAAACGCTACAATCTGGATCGTATCGGTGCCACGGTTACTACGATTCAAGGAAAACGTGACAAGGCTAAGGAAGTTACCTTGATGCTTAACCACGGCGAGGTTTGGGGAAACGAAGCGGAAGACCTGCTTGTTAGTTCCGATAAAAATTTCCGTCCTTCCGATATTGAGTTTGGCGCTGATGGCGCGCTCTATATTGCGGACTGGCACAACGTTATAATCGGGCATATGCAGCACAATGTGCGCGACCCCAATCGCGACCATGAACGGGGTCGCATTTACCGCATGACTGTCAAGGACCGTCCATTACAGGAGCCGGTTGATATTGTGGGAGCCTCTTTGGAGCAACTGATGCAAAACCTTGAACATCCCGTCAATGGAATCCGCTACCGCACGCGCATAGAACTCAGTTCCCGCAATTCTGAAGCGGTCGTGGCAGCTTGCAAACAATGGATGAAGAAATTTGATCCAACCAAAGGGGAAGATGCTCACCATTTGCTGGAGGCACTTTGGTTGCACCAGCGCCACGATGTTCGCGATCATTCATTGCTGACGAGCTTACTCCAATCGCCCGAAGCACACGCTCGCAATGCGGCCAAGACGGTTTATCACTTTTGGTACCATATGAGCCCGACCGGAAGTATGCAGGCGGTCGTCGTTGAAAATCCAGAGGCGGTTATGCAGAAATCCGGTATTATTTCGGAGACGGATTCATTACTCAGAATCCGCATCGCAACAGTGGTCGAAAAGATGCAATACGACTTTACGGAATTTAGCGTAAAAGCGGGGAAAAAGATCGAGCTAACATTCTCCAACCCTGATTTTATGCCTCATAATATCGTTTTTGTTGAGCCTGAATCCGCGGATGCTATTGCGACTGCCGCACTCGATTTGGGTACCGAAAGTTTCGCCAGGAACTTTGTACCTGAGGATGACCGGATTATTATCGCCAGCGGGTTGGTTAATTACGGTGAGGAGGAAACCCTCGTTTTTTCCGCGCCCAAGAAACGAGGAACTTATGAGTTTGTTTGTACCTTTCCTGGTCACCATTTGCTCATGCGAGGCATCATGGTTGTTACTAAATAG